In a single window of the Numenius arquata chromosome 22, bNumArq3.hap1.1, whole genome shotgun sequence genome:
- the IL10RA gene encoding interleukin-10 receptor subunit alpha — protein MAPSASALALCAALLLLARRTDGERLASPRHVRFAAEMAHHLLRWEPGHNPPGDVLYEVEHKVYGTNMSWTAIPRCMRISGHSCDLTYYTLDPARRYYARVRAVSRNRTSPWQRTNSFSPQEASLRLSGQSLSVTGNTIHVELQLLLKEDNLTVRFEDIQRHARLYRVYVRRVQDNRTYEMVEHVPEFNISKLFWNTEYCISVEPDVASRHISAIRTDEQCITTGERDRSAELALSIVSSSFITVSFLGLLGALLVFTYIKKPMRPPSVLKSFIKQSSLWVEQESSSSGSPDTDSVQQLFLCQKEPQQDSGHNGSAGTAQLSPENGWRLPAWPEDRLCLLGTGSMGSGDSSCTSTDSGICLRTSSSSELSCSSGPEPQGYKQQLPVSDDSGVGLETPCLHPTCSSSSGNASLTETKQPHGGELGVPPATGQDSQQDLEFRGYLQQSKGTVEPSQDPATGTLFSGCTGSLQSPGNTSIVLDVECTELAVAKGYLKQSSPEHPRSHAQDLAAWGAPREPTAWDFSSQAGPQAPTPLSYGAPAAPLASKAGPELLKAPFDLSIFNTDLLGRLPLVSSLSNNEWLTLQINPLSLLNGDSKDSRL, from the exons ATGGCCCCCTCCGCCTCAGCCCTGGCACTGTGCGCCGCACTGCTCCTCCTCGCCCGGCGGACGGACG GTGAGCGGCTGGCGAGCCCCAGGCACGTGCGCTTTGCTGCGGAGATGGCACATCACCTGCTGCGGTGGGAGCCGGGACACAACCCCCCCGGAGATGTCCTCTACGAAGTGGAGCACAAAGT CTACGGCACAAATATGTCCTGGACAGCCATTCCGAGATGCATGAGGATCTCGGGGCACTCCTGCGACCTCACGTACTACACCCTGGATCCTGCCCGGCGCTACTACGCACGGGTCAGGGCCGTGTCCAGAAACCGCACGTCCCCGTGGCAAAGGACCAACTCTTTCTCCCCACAAGAAG CCAGCCTGCGCCTCTCGGGCCAGAGCCTCTCCGTGACGGGCAACACCATCCACGtggagctgcagctgctcctcaaGGAGGACAACCTCACCGTGAGATTCGAGGACATTCAGAGGCACGCGAGGCTGTACCGGGTGTACGTCAGGAGGGTGCAGGACAATCGGACG TACGAAATGGTGGAGCACGTCCCGGAGTTCAACATCAGCAAGCTCTTCTGGAACACGGAGTACTGCATCAGCGTGGAGCCTGACGTGGCCAGCCGACACATCAGCGCCATACGCACCGACGAGCAGTGCATCACCACCGGTGAGAGAGACA GGAGCGCAGAGCTTGCCCTGAGCATCGTCAGCTCCTCCTTCATCACCGTGTCATTCCTGGGCCTcctgggggctctgctggtcttcACCTACATAAAGAAACCCATGAGGCCACCATCCGTCCTG aaGTCCTTCATAAAGCAGAGCTCGCTCTGGGTGGAGCAGGAGTCCTCTTCCTCGGGCAGCCCGGACACAGACTCCGTCCAGCAGCTCTTCCTGTGCCAGAAGGAGCCCCAGCAGGACAGTGGCCACAACGGCAGCGCCGGCACAGCCCAGCTGTCcccagagaatggctggaggctCCCAGCATGGCCCGAGGACCggctgtgcctgctggggacGGGGAGCATGGGGAGCGGAGACAGCAGCTGCACCAGCACTGACAGTGGCATTTGCCTgcgcacctcctcctcctcagaacTGAGCTGCTCCTCGGGCCCCGAGCCCCAGGGCTACAAGCAGCAGCTGCCCGTCAGCGACGACAGCGGGGTGGGCTTGGAGACCCCCTGCCTTCACCCAACATGCTCCTCCAGCAGCGGGAACGCCAGCCTGACAGAGACCAAGCAGCCCCATGGAGGGGAGCTCGGGGTCCCCCCCGCCACTGGCCAGGACAGCCAGCAAGACCTGgagttccgtgggtacctgcaaCAATCCAAGGGCACGGTGGAGCCGAGCCAGGACCCAGCCACGGGGACGCTCTTCTCGGGCTGCACGGGATCGCTACAGAGCCCAGGGAACACTAGCATCGTGCTGGATGTAGAGTGCACCGAGCTGGCTGTGGCCAAAGGGTATCTGAAGCAGTCCTCTCCCGAGCATCCCCGCAGCCACGCACAGGACCTTGCTGCGTGGGGCGCCCCTCGGGAGCCCACCGCCTGGGACTTTTCCAGCCAGGCGGGGCCCCAAGCTCCCACTCCGCTGAGCTATGGGGCTCCGGCTGCTCCCTTGGCCTCCAAAGCCGGCCCCGAGCTCCTGAAAGCTCCCTTCGACCTGAGCATCTTCAACACTGACCTCCTGGGGAGGCTGCCCCTCGTCTCCAGCCTCAGCAACAACGAGTGGCTCACGCTGCAGATCAACCCCCTGAGCCTGCTCAACGGGGACAGCAAGGACAGCCGCCTGTGA
- the SMIM35 gene encoding small integral membrane protein 35, with protein MDTRAGQEPINMLGIVLGVGLALLILVLFGYTFVRWYQSGQCWRRPNFIFNLYHTCGLGSVAVELVPPFSISGSLSEAGRGYLPFHDRGL; from the exons ATGGACACCCGGGCGG GGCAAGAGCCCATCAACATGCTCGGGATTGTCTTGGGTGTCGGGTTGGCCTTGCTGATCCTGGTGCTTTTTGGCTACACCTTCGTCCGGTGGTACCAGAGCGGCCAATGCTGGCGCC GGCCCAACTTCATCTTCAACCTCTACCACACCTG CGGGCTGGGGTCGGTGGCGGTGGAGCTGGTGCCCCCGTTCAGCATCAGCGGCTCGCTGAGCGAGGCGGGGAGAGGCTACCTGCCTTTCCACGACCGGGGACTGTGA